The following are encoded in a window of Corynebacterium argentoratense DSM 44202 genomic DNA:
- the rpsA gene encoding 30S ribosomal protein S1: MPTNNVPQVAINDIGSAEDFLAAVDATIKYFNDGDIVEGTVVKVDHDEVLLDIGYKTEGVIPSRELSIKHDVDPGEVVSVGDEIDALVLTKEDKDGRLILSKKRAQYERAWGAIEELKEKDEPVTGTVIEVVKGGLILDIGLRGFLPASLVEMRRVRELDPYIGQQIEAKIIELDKNRNNVVLSRRAWLEQTQSEVRSEFLHQLQKGQVRKGVVSSIVNFGAFVDLGGVDGLVHVSELSWKHIDHPSEVVAVGDEVTVEVLDVDLDRERVSLSLKATMEDPWRVFARTHAVGQIVPGKVTKLVPFGAFVRVEEGIEGLVHISELAERHVEVPDQVVAVGEEVMVKVIDIDLERRRISLSLKQADEDYTEEFDPSKYGMADSYDEQGNYIFPEGFDPETNEWLEGFETQRAEWEARYAESERRHQLHTAQIEKHRAAAAEAAEAGATNYSSETSEAAPAAEATETAGSLASDEQLAALREKLAGN, encoded by the coding sequence ATGCCCACAAATAACGTCCCTCAGGTAGCCATTAACGACATTGGCTCTGCTGAGGATTTCCTCGCCGCGGTCGACGCAACCATCAAGTACTTCAACGATGGTGACATCGTCGAAGGTACCGTCGTCAAGGTTGACCACGACGAAGTCCTTCTGGACATCGGATACAAGACCGAGGGTGTCATCCCCTCCCGCGAGCTGTCCATCAAGCACGATGTTGACCCCGGTGAAGTTGTTTCCGTCGGTGACGAAATCGACGCACTGGTCCTCACCAAGGAGGACAAGGACGGTCGCCTGATCCTGTCCAAGAAGCGCGCACAGTACGAGCGCGCATGGGGCGCCATCGAGGAGCTCAAGGAGAAGGACGAGCCCGTTACCGGTACCGTCATCGAGGTCGTCAAGGGCGGCCTGATCCTGGACATCGGCCTTCGCGGCTTCCTGCCTGCTTCCCTCGTCGAGATGCGTCGCGTTCGCGAGCTGGATCCGTACATCGGCCAGCAGATCGAAGCTAAGATCATCGAGCTGGACAAGAACCGCAACAACGTTGTTCTTTCCCGCCGCGCATGGCTCGAGCAGACCCAGTCTGAGGTTCGGTCTGAGTTCCTGCACCAGCTGCAGAAGGGCCAGGTCCGCAAGGGCGTCGTGTCCTCCATCGTCAACTTCGGTGCATTCGTTGACCTTGGCGGCGTTGACGGTCTCGTCCACGTCTCCGAGCTGTCCTGGAAGCACATTGATCACCCCTCTGAGGTTGTTGCAGTTGGCGACGAGGTCACCGTTGAGGTTCTCGACGTCGATCTCGACCGAGAGCGCGTGTCCCTGTCTCTGAAGGCCACCATGGAGGATCCGTGGCGCGTCTTCGCTCGCACTCACGCTGTGGGCCAGATTGTTCCGGGCAAGGTCACCAAGCTCGTTCCCTTCGGTGCGTTCGTTCGCGTTGAAGAGGGCATCGAGGGTCTTGTTCACATCTCCGAGCTGGCTGAGCGCCACGTTGAGGTTCCGGACCAGGTTGTTGCCGTTGGTGAAGAGGTCATGGTCAAGGTCATCGACATCGACCTCGAGCGTCGTCGCATCTCCCTGTCCCTCAAGCAGGCTGACGAGGACTACACCGAAGAGTTCGATCCCTCCAAGTACGGCATGGCTGACTCCTATGACGAGCAGGGTAACTACATCTTCCCCGAGGGCTTCGACCCCGAGACCAACGAGTGGCTGGAGGGCTTCGAGACCCAGCGCGCCGAGTGGGAAGCTCGTTACGCAGAGTCCGAGCGTCGTCACCAGCTCCACACTGCTCAGATCGAGAAGCACCGTGCTGCTGCCGCAGAAGCTGCAGAAGCCGGCGCAACCAACTACTCCTCCGAGACCTCTGAGGCAGCTCCGGCCGCAGAGGCTACCGAGACCGCTGGTTCCCTCGCATCTGACGAGCAGCTCGCTGCTCTCCGCGAGAAGCTCGCTGGTAACTAG
- the polA gene encoding DNA polymerase I, giving the protein MLIDGHSMAFRAFYALPAEKFSTSSGQCTNAVYGFVSMLSNLISKEKPTHIAAAFDVGRTTFRSEMFPEYKAQRESAPEEFKGQVGLIKELLETLGIATLEKENYEADDIIATLATEATAEGDFETLIVTGDRDSFQLVNSATTVLYPMKGVSVLHRFTPEAVEEKYGLTPQQYPDFAALRGDPSDNMPGIPGVGEKTAQKWIVGYGSLAQLLEQADSVKGKVGEKLRERVEQVRLNRELTEMVKDLDLPYKPEDLEFRQADIVAIADAFDSLEFGNQLRQRVLATLPNLGSDNDQSQQMQPSTGTGNASAGSDVDLSSVEVAEQPLAEFLETPGGRAVVCAGSAKPGDGDCTALAIVDADYRGVIIRTSDMSENDERALAQWLASDQPKFFHGAKAAWHMLRGRGFDLDGIAHDTLLAAYLLLPGQRTYDLHDVYQRHTKKTLDIEQPSGQMSLLDDAADDSAALKYLLHEAAAVMELSAVLTQQLQEIESFELYVDLELPLVPILAQMEAVGIAVDIDKLQELKDHFQLKVNEAQDAARELAGDPNLNLSSPKQLQVVLFDTLEMPKTKKTKTGYSTAAKEIEALAKNHPHPFLDQLLAHRENQKMKTTLEGLIKCVAADGRIHTTYKQTVTSTGRLSSTDPNLQNIPVRTPAGREIRSAFVVGDGYETLLTADYSQIEMRVMAHLSEDAGLVEAYRQGEDLHNYVGSRVFDVPVEEVTPELRRRVKAMSYGLVYGLSAYGLSGQLDITPGEAKSIMNNYFKRFGGVKAYLDGAVTQARQSGYTETMFGRRRYLPELDSDNRVVRENAERAALNAPIQGTAADIIKVAMLRVDAALRDAGVRSRVLLQVHDELVVEVAKGELDKVRRIVEDEMDNAIELSVPLEVSSGHGSNWDEAAH; this is encoded by the coding sequence ATGCTCATCGACGGCCACTCCATGGCTTTTCGCGCTTTTTATGCGCTGCCAGCGGAGAAATTTTCCACCTCTTCTGGCCAGTGCACGAATGCCGTCTACGGCTTTGTATCCATGCTTTCCAACCTGATTTCCAAGGAAAAGCCCACGCATATCGCCGCGGCCTTCGACGTTGGGCGCACAACGTTCCGCAGCGAAATGTTTCCGGAGTACAAGGCTCAGCGTGAAAGTGCGCCGGAAGAGTTCAAGGGGCAAGTGGGGCTGATCAAGGAGCTTCTCGAGACACTTGGTATCGCGACCCTTGAGAAAGAAAATTATGAGGCTGACGACATCATCGCTACCCTCGCCACCGAGGCTACCGCCGAAGGGGATTTTGAAACCCTTATCGTTACCGGCGACCGCGACTCTTTCCAACTAGTCAATAGTGCGACTACGGTTCTGTACCCGATGAAGGGCGTCAGCGTGTTGCACCGTTTCACCCCCGAGGCCGTGGAGGAGAAGTACGGCCTCACTCCACAGCAATACCCAGACTTTGCGGCGTTGCGGGGGGACCCTTCGGACAACATGCCGGGGATTCCCGGGGTTGGGGAAAAGACAGCGCAGAAGTGGATTGTTGGCTATGGCAGTCTCGCGCAGTTGCTCGAGCAGGCAGATTCAGTCAAAGGCAAAGTTGGTGAGAAGCTGCGGGAGCGGGTCGAGCAGGTCCGTCTCAACCGTGAGCTTACGGAAATGGTCAAGGACCTTGACCTGCCCTACAAGCCTGAAGATCTAGAGTTCCGCCAGGCCGACATCGTCGCGATCGCGGACGCCTTTGATTCTTTGGAATTCGGCAACCAACTGCGTCAACGTGTTCTGGCAACGCTTCCCAACCTGGGGTCCGATAACGATCAATCGCAGCAGATGCAGCCTTCCACGGGCACCGGCAACGCTAGCGCCGGCAGTGATGTCGATCTTTCCTCCGTCGAGGTCGCCGAACAACCTCTGGCGGAGTTCCTTGAAACCCCGGGCGGACGCGCCGTGGTGTGCGCGGGTAGTGCCAAGCCTGGTGACGGCGATTGCACAGCGTTAGCGATCGTGGATGCGGATTATCGCGGCGTCATTATTCGTACATCCGACATGTCTGAAAACGATGAGCGCGCCTTGGCTCAGTGGCTTGCAAGCGATCAGCCGAAGTTCTTCCACGGGGCGAAGGCCGCCTGGCACATGCTGCGCGGCCGTGGGTTCGACCTGGACGGCATTGCACACGACACCCTCTTAGCTGCCTACCTGTTGCTGCCCGGTCAGCGCACCTACGACCTGCACGATGTGTACCAGAGGCACACGAAGAAAACCCTAGATATCGAGCAGCCTTCTGGCCAAATGTCTTTGCTTGATGACGCCGCGGATGATTCTGCCGCACTGAAGTATCTGCTTCACGAGGCAGCGGCGGTGATGGAATTGTCAGCGGTGCTCACCCAGCAACTCCAAGAGATTGAATCCTTCGAGCTCTATGTCGACCTGGAGCTGCCACTGGTGCCAATCCTGGCGCAGATGGAGGCGGTGGGTATCGCTGTTGACATCGACAAACTGCAGGAGCTGAAAGACCATTTCCAGCTGAAAGTCAATGAAGCCCAGGACGCGGCGCGCGAACTAGCCGGGGATCCAAATTTGAACCTGTCCAGCCCCAAGCAGCTTCAGGTGGTGCTTTTCGACACGCTCGAGATGCCGAAAACTAAGAAGACCAAAACCGGATATTCCACGGCTGCGAAGGAAATCGAGGCGCTGGCCAAAAATCACCCGCACCCATTCCTCGATCAGCTCCTAGCCCATCGAGAAAACCAGAAGATGAAGACCACCCTGGAAGGGCTGATCAAGTGCGTAGCCGCTGACGGTCGCATCCACACTACGTACAAGCAGACGGTGACGTCCACGGGTCGTTTGTCTTCGACCGACCCGAACCTGCAGAACATCCCGGTCCGTACACCTGCGGGGCGTGAGATTCGCTCCGCGTTTGTGGTCGGGGATGGATACGAGACTTTGCTGACGGCTGACTATTCGCAGATCGAGATGCGCGTGATGGCGCACTTGTCGGAGGATGCAGGCCTCGTCGAGGCGTATCGTCAGGGCGAGGACCTACACAACTATGTGGGCTCCCGGGTGTTTGACGTGCCGGTGGAGGAAGTCACGCCGGAGTTGCGACGCAGGGTGAAAGCCATGTCTTACGGCCTGGTTTATGGCCTGTCTGCCTATGGGTTGTCCGGCCAGTTGGATATCACCCCGGGCGAGGCCAAATCGATCATGAATAACTACTTCAAGCGTTTCGGTGGGGTTAAGGCCTATTTGGACGGTGCGGTCACGCAGGCTCGCCAGTCTGGCTACACGGAAACGATGTTCGGGCGGCGTCGCTATCTGCCGGAGCTGGACAGTGATAACCGGGTCGTACGGGAAAACGCGGAGCGTGCCGCACTTAATGCGCCGATTCAGGGAACTGCAGCTGACATCATCAAGGTTGCGATGCTGCGTGTTGACGCCGCGTTGCGTGACGCAGGCGTGCGCAGCCGGGTGCTGCTGCAGGTACACGACGAGCTCGTTGTTGAGGTGGCGAAGGGCGAGCTGGATAAGGTGCGCAGGATCGTTGAGGATGAGATGGACAACGCCATCGAGCTAAGTGTTCCTTTGGAAGTCAGCAGTGGGCACGGTTCTAACTGGGACGAGGCGGCGCACTAG
- a CDS encoding ABC transporter substrate-binding protein — MKILRPRGLAPLASLLAGALALAGCVTNEEGGHPEGWEPVIPDPVADVQALVPQEIADKGSITIGTNPPFAPAEFKDSAGEIIGFEIDLARAAAAVMGLELNIQDQDFSMILPAVQAGSVDFGASGFTDNEERRKQYDFVDFLNAGIQWASQTGAPVDPDDACGLTVSVQRLTVSDTDDITPRSDACVEAGKQPIKKLAYDSSDAAATALVLGKADAFSADSPVTAWAVERSDGAIELTGEIFDAAPYGWPVAKGSDLGPALQAALQHLIDSGDYQRILTMWGVEAGAVDTAVMNGQ, encoded by the coding sequence ATGAAAATCCTTCGCCCCAGGGGGCTCGCTCCCCTCGCATCACTGCTCGCTGGCGCACTAGCGCTCGCGGGATGCGTCACCAATGAAGAGGGCGGGCACCCAGAAGGGTGGGAGCCTGTCATCCCCGACCCCGTTGCTGACGTTCAGGCACTCGTGCCCCAAGAGATCGCGGATAAAGGCTCCATCACCATCGGAACCAATCCGCCTTTCGCACCAGCCGAATTCAAGGATTCCGCTGGTGAGATCATTGGTTTCGAAATCGACCTCGCCCGCGCTGCTGCCGCAGTAATGGGCCTCGAACTCAACATCCAAGATCAAGATTTCTCCATGATTTTGCCCGCCGTGCAGGCTGGATCCGTGGACTTCGGCGCATCGGGTTTTACCGATAATGAGGAACGCCGCAAACAGTACGACTTTGTTGATTTTCTCAACGCTGGAATCCAGTGGGCATCCCAGACAGGGGCTCCGGTTGATCCTGATGATGCCTGTGGGCTGACTGTGTCGGTCCAGCGCCTCACTGTCTCCGATACCGACGACATCACTCCCCGATCAGACGCGTGCGTGGAGGCCGGTAAACAACCCATTAAAAAACTTGCCTATGATTCTTCCGATGCTGCGGCTACAGCACTCGTGCTTGGCAAGGCTGATGCTTTTTCCGCTGACTCACCGGTGACCGCATGGGCGGTTGAACGCTCCGATGGGGCTATCGAACTAACGGGTGAGATTTTTGATGCAGCACCCTACGGCTGGCCGGTAGCCAAGGGCTCTGACTTGGGGCCGGCTCTGCAAGCTGCTTTGCAGCATCTTATCGACAGTGGTGACTACCAACGCATCCTGACCATGTGGGGCGTCGAAGCCGGCGCCGTCGACACAGCTGTAATGAACGGACAATAA